In Solimonas sp. K1W22B-7, the DNA window GGAGTGCGCCGGCACTTCAGTGACTACTGCGAGCGCTTCGGCATTCCGGCCGCCTAAAAAGGACTTTGCCGCGGATCACGCGGATGACACGGATTTATCCGCGTTCATCCGCGTGATCCGCGGCAAATGGCTTCTGCTCTGGTACCGGGCAAACGGCTCAGACGTGGCTGAGCCACTCCGGGTAGACACTGCTCTCGCCCTTGACCAGCTGCAGGTACTGCTTCTGCAGCTTCTCGGTGATCGGGCCGCGGGTACCCTTGCCGACCGGGCGGTTGTCCACCTCGCGGATCGGGGTCACCTCGGCGGCGGTGCCGGTGAAGAAGGCCTCGTCGGCGACATAGACCTCGTCGCGCGTGATGCGGCGCTCCACATGAAGCCGTCGCGGTCGGCCATCGTGCTCATCAGAACATCCATCCGTTGTAGAAGATGGGGCGGCGTCATGCCGGCCCATCCGGGTGATTTACAGGATTCCTCCGCCGGCCTTCAGGCCATGAAAATGGTTGCGGGGTGTTCCAGCATCGTCTTGATCGCCTGGATGAATTCCGCCGCGTCGTAGCCATCGACGATGCGATGGTCGAAGGACGAGGACAGGTTCATCATCTGCCGGGGCACGACCGCGCCTTCCCGGATCATGGGGCGCAGCACCATCTTGTTGACGCCGATGATGGCGACTTCCGGAGCATTGATGACCGGCGTGGAGGCGATGCCGCCCATGGGGCCGAGGCTGGTGATGGTGATGGTGGAGCCGCTGAGCTCCTCGCGCCTGGCCTTGCCGCTACGGGCGGCTTCGGCCAGGCGGCGGATTTCGTTGCCGCAGCCCCAGAGGTCCAGCGTCTGCGCGTTGTGCACCACGGGTACGACCAGGCCCTGCGGGGTCTGCGCGGCGATACCGACATGCAGCGCCGAGTGGCGGTACAGGACGCCGGCCTCGTCGTCGTAGGTGGCATTGATCTGCGGGAAACGCGGCGCCAGCCTGATCAGGCACTGCATCAGGAAGGGCAGCAGCGTCAGCTTGCCGCGCGTCTTGCCGTGCAGGTCGTTGAGATGCTGGCGCAGTGCGTCCAGTTCGGTGACATCCACTTCCTCGACATAGGCGAAGTGAGGAATGCGCTGCTTGGAGCGCTGCATCGCCTCGGCGATCTTGCGGCGCATGCCGATGATGCGGATCGCTTCGACCGTGTCGGTGGCCGCCGGCCTGGCGACGGCTGCGGGGGACTGGGCCTTGCTGCGGGTAGCCGCGGCCTGCACGTCCTCGCGCAGGATGCGCCCACGCGGGCCGCTGCCGGGCACGCTGGCGAGATCAATACCCGTTTCGCGGGCGAGCCTGCGCACCGCCGGCGAGGTCTGGGGCTTGATGCCCGCTGCCTGTTCCAGCGGCGGTGCAGGTGCAGGCGCTGCAGGGGCCGCGGCCGGTGCAGCCACGGCGGATGCCGGGGCAGGGCCCTTGGCGGCAGCGACGGGAGCCGCGGCTTCGGCGATATCGGTTTCGATCACCACCAGCACGGCACCGACGGCGATCTTGTCGCCGGGCTGGCCGCGCAGCTCCAGGACACGGCCGCCGACCGGGGAGGGAATCTCCACCGCCGCCTTCTCGGTCAGCATGTCGGCCAGCGGCTGGTCTTCCTTGATGACCTCGCCGACTGCCACGCGCCAGGTGGCGATCTCCGATTCGGCGATGCCCTCGCCGACGTCGGGCAGCTTGAAAAGATAATGTCCCATCGCCTCAGTCCTCCATCACACGCTTGAGCGCATGCGCGACGCGGCGCGGCCCGGGGAAGTACTTCCACTCCAGCGAGTGCGGGTAAGGCGTGTCCCAGCCGGTGACGCGGCGGATCGGCGCCTCCAGGCAATAGAAGCAGTGCTCCTGCACCAGCTGGCCGAGTTCGGCGCCGAAGCCGGAGGTGCGGCTGGCCTCGTGCGCGATGACGCAGCGGCCGGTCTTCTGTACCGAGGCCACGATGGTGTCGATGTCGATCGGGAACAGCGTGCGCAGGTCGATCACCTCCGCGTCCACCCCGGATTCCTCCACCGCCGCCAGGCAGACGTGCACCATGGTGCCGTAGGTCAGCACGGTGACGGCCTTGCCGGGCCGCACGACCGCAGCCTTGCCCAGCTCGATGCGGTAGTAGTCCTCCGGCACTTCGCCGGCAGGGTGGTTAGCCCAGGGCACCAGCGGCTTGTCGTGGTGGCCGTCGAAGGGGCCGTTGTAGAGGCGCTTGGGCTCCAGGAAGATCACCGGATCGTTGTCCTCGATCGCGGCGATCAGCAGGCCCTTGGCGTCGTAGGGGTTGGAGGGCATCACGGTCTTGAGGCCGGAGATGTGCGTGAAGATCGCCTCGGGGCTCTGGCTGTGGGTCTGCCCGCCGTGGATGCCGCCGCCGCAGGGCGAGCGCACCGTGATCGGCGACCAGAATTCTCCGGCCGAGCGGTAGCGCAGGCGCGAGGCCTCGGACACCAGCTGGTCGAAGGCCGGCAGGATGTAGTCGGCGAACTGGATTTCCACCACCGGCCGCAGGCCGTAGGCGCCCATGCCGACCGCGGTGGCGACGATGCCGCCCTCGGCGATCGGCGCATCGAATACGCGCTGGCGTCCGTGCTTGGCCTGCAGGCCCGCCGTACAGCGGAACACACCGCCGAAGTAGCCCACGTCCTCGCCGAACACCAGCACGTCCGGATCGCGCGTCAGCATCAGGTCCATGGCCGAATTCAGCGCCTGCACCATGTTCATGCTGCTCATGCGCCGATGCTCCGCAGCTCGTCCAGCTGGCTTTGCAGGTGGGGCGGCACTGCCTCGAAAACGTCTTCGAACAGGCTTGCCAGGTCTTCTTCCGAGTGGTGCAGGGTGCCGTGGCTCTCGGCTTCCTTGACGGCCGCGCGGACCTCCTCGTCGAGTTCCGCGACCAGCGCCTGGTGCTGTGCGTCCGTCCACTCGCCGAGCTGCTCCAGGTGCCGCTTCAGCCGCGCGATGGGATCGCCCAGCGGCCAGGCCGCGGCCTCGCCCTCGGGGCGGTACTTGGAAGGATCGTCGCTGGTGGAATGGGCCGCGGCGCGATAGGTGTAGAGTTCGATCAGGGTCGCGCCCAGGTTCTGGCGTGCGCGCTCCGAAGCCCACTGCGTCGCGGCGTAGACGGCGAGGAAATCGTTGCCGTCCACGCGCAGGCCGGGCAGGCCGTAGCCCAGGGCGCGCGAGGCGAAGGTCGCCTCGTCACCGCCGGCGATGCCCTGGAAAGTGGAAATGGCCCACTGGTTGTTGACCACGTTGAGGATCACCGGGGCGTGGTAGACCGAGGCGAAGGTCAGGGCGTAGTGGAAGTCGCCCTCGGCCGTGGTGCCATCGCCGATCCAGGCGGCGGCGATGCGCGAGTCGCGCTTGTAGGCCGAGGCCATCGCCCAGCCCACGGCATGGGGAAAGCGCGAGCCGACGTTGCCCGACATCGAGTAGTAGCTCGCGTCGCGGCAGGAGTACAGCACCGGCAGCTGGCGGCCCTTGAGGCGGTCCTTGCGGTTGTTGAAGATCTGGCAGATCAGGTCGACCATCGGCCACTCGCGGGCCATCAGCAGGCCCTGCTGGCGGTAGCTGGTGAAGCACATGTCATCGCGGCGCAGGGCCATGCCCTGGGCGACGCCGATCGCTTCTTCGCCGGTGCTCTTGATGTAGAAGGAGGTCTTGCCGGAGCGCTGCAGGCGCACCATGCGCTCGTCGAAGGCCCGGGTCAGGAGCATGGCGCGCAGTCCGCGGCGCAACAGCTCCGGCGAGAGTTCCGGATTCCACTGGCCGACCGCGGCGCCCTCGTCGTCGAGCACGCGGATCAGCTGGTAGGGCAGTTCGCGCAGGCTGTTTTCGGCAGCGTCCGCAGCGGGCCTGGCGACCGAGCCAGCCGGCGGTATGACCATGCGGCTGAAGTCGGGACTGTCGCCGGGGCGGGCCTGCGGTTCCGGGATGTGCAGTTCCAGGGAAGCTTCCTGTGCTGCCGTGGGAATGGCGCTGTTCACGCGGCCAGCCCCTTTGCGGGGCTGGAGGCGCGGGGTGCCGGGGAAAGGCGCTGCAGCGCCAGGGCATCGGCCACCAGGTGGGGAGGGGTGTCGGTGGAGACGGACTCCAGGAAGACTCCGGCAAGTGTCTGCTCGATGCGGGCGACCCGGGCCCAGACCTGGTCCTCGCTGCCGGTGCGCAGGTACTCCGCGGCGGCGCAGATGATGCCGCCGGCGTTGATGACGTAGTCCGGCGCGTAGAGGACGTGGCGGTCGTGGAGGCGCTGGCCATCCTCCGCGGTCGCCAGCTGGTTGTTGGCACCGCCCGCGATGATCGGAGCCCGGATCCTCGGAATGGTCTGGGCGTTGAGGATGCCGCCCAGCGCGCAGGGCGCGACCACGTCGACCGCCTGGAACAGGATTTCCCCGACCGGCACCACGCGGGCGCCGAAGCGCTGCTGCGCCGCCTCGCAGGCGGCGGCGTTGATGTCAGCCACCACCAGTTCCGCTCCGGCTGCATGCAGGCGCTCGCAGAGATTGCGCCCGACGCTGCCCAGGCCCTGCACCGCGATCTTGAGGCCCGAGAAGCTGCGCGTGGACAGGCGCGCCTGGATGGCCGCCAGGATGCCGCAGTACACGCCATAGGCGGTCTTGGGCGAGGGGTCACCGCCGGCGGCCTGGCCGGCCTGCGGGAGCCCACCGACATGGGCCGTGCTGCGCGCGACGTGGATCATGTCCGACATGCTGACGCCGACGTCCTCGGCGGTGATGTAGCGCCCGCCAAGCTGCTCCACGATGCGGCCGAAGGCCTCGAACTGGGCCGGGGTGACGGTCTCGCCGGGCTTGCGGATGATCACGGCCTTGCCGCCGCCCAGGGGCAGGCCGGCGACGGCGTTCTTGTAGCTCATGCCGCGCGACAGGCGCAGGGCATCCTGCAAGGCGGCCTCGTCGTTGTCGTAGAACCAGGCGCGGCAGCCACCGAAGGCGGGGCCCAGCCGGGTGGAGTGGATGGCCACGACGCCGCGCAAGCCGCTGGCGGCGTCCGAGAAAAAGGTGACGCTCTCATGAGCGTCATATCCGCTGCTGCTGAACATGATTCCCTCCACCGCGCGGGTTGCGACTGACTGGGAACATTTTATGGCTCTTAAACCGGAATTTTGTCCTTTAGTTGCTTTCCATGAGACGATTATGGGTAATTCATTCCACGCATGGTGGGAAAGGATGGGAACGATGTCCCTGAAAATGGATGCCCTGGATGTGCGCATTCTGGATATTCTCCAGAGCGACGTGACCACGCCGATCGGCGAGATCGCCGAACGGGTCGCCTCCTCCAAGACCGTGGTGTGGCGGCGCATCCAGCGGCTGAGCGACGCGGGCATCATCCGCTCGCGTGTCGCGGTGCTCGATCATCGCAAGATCGGCCTGGGCGTCATGGTCTTTGCCTACATCAAGATGGCGCGGCACGGTCGCGACGTGCTGCCCAAGTTCATCGAAGCGGTGAGCGTCTATCCGCAGGTGATCGAGTGCCACACGCTGATGGGCCACGTCGATTTCCTGCTGAAGATCCTGGTGTCGGATATCGAGGAGTACGAGCACTTCGTCTGGCAGAGGCTGTCGCAGATCGATGGCGTGCAGGAGATCAACAGTTCGATCTCCATGAGCCAGCCGGTCTATACCACGCGCCTTTCGCCAAGGGCTGCGTCAGCGCCGGATCTGGACGGGTAGCCGGCAGATGCGTGTCTCCTGAAAAGGGGTAGGGAAGTCGTTCCTGCATCTGCGTCTTGGCCGCAAGATCTTTTCGATTTTCGTCTGGATTGGCGCAAATCGGGAACCATTTCCCGCTTGCATGGCGCTAGTCTGAGGTGCTGCCAAGGACGTCGGCAGTGAACGCGCGACCGGCAATCCGTTACTGAACCCATGCAGACCAGCATCCTCGACCTTTTCAAGATCGGAATCGGCCCCTCCAGCTCGCACACGGTCGGACCGATGCGCGCCGCGCGGGCCTTTGCCGAAGAGTTGGCCGGGCGCTCGGTGCTGGGCCAGGTTGCGTGCCTGCAGGTCGAGATTTTCGGTTCCCTGGCTGCGACCGGCATCGGCCATGGCACCGACTGGGCCATCAAGCTGGGGCTCGCCGGCCATGATCCGCGCCAGGTCTATCCGGCCGAGGTGCCGAAGCTGCTGGAGGACATCCGGACACGGCAATCGCTGTCCCTGCTTGGGTCGCATGCAGTGATCTTCGTCGACGAGAAACACCTGCTCTGGCGTCCGGCCGAAACGCTGGCGCGTCATTCCAATGGCCTGCGCTTCACCGCCTTCGACGCTGCCGGCCAGCCACTGCACATGCAGGTCTACTTCTCGGTGGGTGGAGGCTTCATCGAGCGTGGCGACGAGGTGGGCAGCGACGATCCCGACCGCGCCATGCCGCATCCCTATGCCGACGCGGCACAGATGCTGGAGCGGGCCGCCAGCGCCGGGCTTGCTCTCTGGCAACTGGTCGAGCAGAACGAATGTACCCTGCATGGGCGCGAGGAACTGGACCGCAGGCTGGCGGAAATCTGGGCCGCGATGTCGGCCTGCATCGACCGGGGACTTCAGGCCGAGGGCACGCTGCCCGGCGGCCTGGGCGTCAGGCGCCGGGCCGGCCGCCTGCACGCGCGGCTGAGCACCCCCGGGGCCGGTATCGACCCCATGAGCTCGATGGACTGGCTCAATGCCTATGCCATGGCGGTCAACGAGGAGAATGCCTGCGGAGGCCGGGTCGTCACTGCACCGACCAACGGCGCTTCCGGAGTGTTGCCCGCCGTGCTGCGCTACTACGAGCGTTTCATGCCGGGCGCTTCACCGGAGACCATCCGTCGCTTCCTGCTGGTGGCGGGCGCGATCGGCGTGCTGTACCTGGAGAACGCCTCCATTTCCGGCGCCGAGGTCGGCTGCCAGGGTGAGGTCGGCGTGGCCTGCTCGATGGCCGCCGCGGGCCTGGCCGCGGCGCTGGGCGCCAGCAACGACGAGATCGAACATGCCGCCGAGATCGGCATGGAACACCACCTCGGCATGACCTGCGACCCGGTGCGCGGCCTGGTGCAGATTCCCTGCATCGAGCGCAATGCCATCGGCGCGGTGAAAGCAGTCAACGCCTGCCGCATGGCAATGCAGGAGCGCGGCAGCCATCGCGTCTCCCTGGACGAGGTCATGCGCACGATGCTGGAGACCGGGCGCGACATGCAGGCACGCTACAAGGAAACCTCGCTGGCCGGCCTGGCCGTCCATGCGGTGCGGCGCTGGGGATAGCCTGCGCGGGCAAGCGATTCCCGAGGCGCGACTCATTCGTTGTGAAATGCAGCCTTATACTTTGCTCCACATGGCACTTCATTCTTGCTCTTGCTGTTCTTTTGACCGGAACTCCCCGGCGCGGACCCACGCATGATCCTGCCCTGGATAGAACTGGCGGGCGTGGCCTTTTTTGCGGTGTCTGGCGCGCTCGCGGCTGGCCGAAAGTCGCTCGACCTGCTGGGTGTGGTGGTCATCGCCTGGGTCACGGCGACCGGTGGCGGGACCCTGCGCGATCTGCTGCTCGACCGCCCGGTGTTCTGGATCGAGAAACCGCAATTCCTGGTGGTGGCGCTGCTTGCGGCATTGCTGACCGTACCCTACGTGCGCTTCGCCCGGCCACCCGAGAAGCTTCTGCTGCTTGCCGACGCGCTGGGCCTGGCGCTCTTCAGCATCCTGGGGGCGCAGATTTCAATCGCACTGGGCAAGCCCGGTCTGATCTCGGTGGTCATGGGGACGATCACCGGCGCCTTCGGCGGCTTGCTGAGAGACGTCCTCTGCAACGAGATTCCCGTGATCCTGCAAAAGGGCAGCATCTACGCCACCGCCGCGATCTCCGGCTGCGCGCTGATGGTCCTGTTGCTGCACTTCGGTGTCCAAGGGCCGATCGCCGCCGGTGCCGGCATGGCACTGGTGGCGGTGATGCGCATCGCTGCGATCGTGTTCGGGCTGACGCTGCCGGTATTCACGCTGCCGGAAGACCGCCGTTCCTGAATCGCACGACGATCAAAGACGCCGGGACTTTCCCGGGGATGATTGATTGCGCGGCCCGTGCGGCCGATGGGTTGGCGCCCCGGCATTACTGAAGCTGTGCTGTAGAGCGGGGGTATCCGCGTCCAGCGAAGGGGCAGGTACCCCCAAAAAACCCCAAAGCGATGGGCTGCGGTGGGATTTCCCGGGATCGAGTGGGACGTCCTAAAAGAAAAAACCCAGCAATTACGCTGGGTTATGGACGCCTTGAGACCTTCTTTGGTCGGTATTTGGTGGTGATGAGTGGAATCGAACCACCGACCTCAGCATTATGAGTGCCGCGCTCTAACCGTCTGAGCTACATCACCGGGGGCGCGCATTGTAAGTGGTTGGATACGCCACGTAAATGCCGCCTCGCCCCCGGTTCGGCCACGGCCCTCAGGCGGTCAGCAGCCGGTCGCCGAACTCCTCGCGCAGCTTGTTCTTCTGCACCTTGCCGGTGGCCCCCAGAGGCAGGCCGTCGACGAACACCACGTCGTCGGGCGTCCACCACTTGGCGATCTTGCCCTCGTAGAACTTCAGCATCTCGTCGCGGCTTACTTCAGTGCCGGGCTTCTTCACCACCACCAGCAGCGGGCGCTCGTCCCACTTGGCATGCTTTGCGGCGATCACGGCCGCCATCGCCACCGCCGGGTGCGCCATGGCGATGTTCTCCAGGTCGATCGAGCCGATCCACTCGCCGCCGGACTTGATCACGTCCTTGCTGCGGTCGGTGATCGTCAGGTAGCCGTCGGAGTCCAGGGTGCCGCGGTCGCCGGTGGGGAACCAGCCGTCCTGCAGCGGGCTCTCGGTGCCGCGGTAGTACTGGTCCACGATCCAGTAGCCGCGCACCAGCAGGTCGCCGGAGGTCTTGCCGTCGCGCGGCAGTTCCTTGCCGTCCTCGTCGACGATCTTCAGGTCCACGCCGAAGGGCGGGCGGCCCTGCTTGAGTTCCACCTTGAACTGCTCGTCCTTCGGCATTTCGAGATGGCGGTTCTTCAGTGTGCAGACCGTGCCCAGCGGCGACATTTCGGTCATGCCCCAGGCGTGGATCAGCTTGATGCCGTAGTCGCGCTCGAAGGTTTCCATCAGCGCCGGCGGGCAGGCCGAGCCGCCCACCACCATGCGCTTGACCGTGCTGAGCTTCTTGCCGGTCTTCTGCAGGTGCTGCAGCGCGCCGAGCCACACCGTCGGTACACCGGCGGTGAAGGTCACTTTCTCGCTTTCGAACAGTTCGCAGATGCTGGGGCCATCCAGCGCCGCGCCGGGGAACACCAGCTTGGCGCCGATCATCGCGCCGACATAGGTCAGCGCCCAGGCGTTGACGTGGAACATCGGCACCACCGGCAGGATCACGTCGCGCGCCGACAGGTTCATCACGTCCGGCAGCGGCACCGCGAAGGTGTGCAGCAGGGTGGAGCGGTGCGAGTACAGCACACCCTTGGGGTTGCCCGTGGTGCCCGAGGTGTAGCAGAGGCAGGCGGCGCTGCGCTCGTCCAGTTCCGGCCAGTCGTAGGCATCGCTCTCGGCGGCCAGCAGGTCCTCGTAGGCCAGCGGCTGCACGTTCTTCATTTCCGGCAGGTGCGCGCGGTCGGTCAGCGCCACCCAGGTCTTCACCGTCTTGCACTTGGGAGCCATCGCGTCCACCAGCGGCGCGAAAGTGATGTCGAAGAACATCACCTTGTCCTCGGCGTGGTCGGCGATCCAGGCGACCTGCTCCGGGAACAGGCGCGGGTTGACCGTGTGCATCACCGCGCCGCTGCCGGAGATCGCGTAGTACAGCTCCAGGTGGCGGTAGCCGTTCCAGGCCAGCGTGGCGACGCGCTCGCCGGGCCTGATGCCCAGGCGGGCGAGGGCGTTGGCCGCCTGGCGCGCACGGCGCGCCGCATCGGCATAGGTATAGCGGTGGATCGGCCCCTCGACCGTGCGCGACACGATCTCGCTGTCGCCGTGGAAACGCTCGGCATGCACCAGCAGCGACGAGATCAGCAGCGGGCGCTCCATCATCTGGCCCATGAGCACGGAAGACATCGGGTGTTCTCCTCGAAAAATGGCAAAACGGCGTCGTGGCCCGCGTCTGAGCGCGGGTAGTCCGGAAATCCTTGCCGGTTTTCCTCCAAAGGGCAAGGGAAAAATCCCGCTTCGGGTGAACTGCGGCGCGGGCTTGCGTCTGGGCGGCGCCCTACCACGGGGGGGTATGGTTCGGAAACGGTGGCCGGGACAATGACTCAACCCTCCCGGAGCCGTCCATGAACCGTGTTTCACGCATCGCGCTGCTGTCCTCCCATGTGCTGCTGGCTTGCGCCGCGCTTCCTGTTGCCGCCGCACCCGCCATCGGCACGGACAACGTCTCCGCGATCAAGGGCCACCGCAAGGTCGTGATCGCCGAGTTCGGCGTCGAGTTCTACACCCAGCTGCACAGCGAGGGCCGCGCCGGCGGCAGCAACGCCCAGGTCACGACCACGCTGACCGGTGTCAGCGACGCCACCTTCCAGGCCGTTACCGAACAGGCCTACAAGGACACGGTCGCCGCCCTGACCCAGGCCGGCTTCGAAGTCATGGACCCGCAGGTCCTCAAGGCCAGCCCGCTGTACCAGGAACTGGCGACGAAATACGGCACCGCTTCGCCGCAGACCTTCGTCGATGAAAAGCTGGTGGAAGGTGCGCCGTCGATCAGCAAGATCTTCGCGCCCGCGGGCATGCCGGCATTCTTTTCCTCCAGCGCCATCCGCGGCGACTTCGGCCAGCGCACCGACTCGCAGAACCAGGGACGCGGCAAGAAGGAGGGCGACCTGGCCAAGTCGCTGGACGTCACGCTCCTGCACGTCCACTACCTGGCCAGCTTCGGCCTGGTATCGGGTACCAAGAACGGCGTGCTGGCCGGCATCGCCGGTGTCGCGCGCGCGGCGATCGAGCCGCAGCCGGTGCTGTTTCCGGAGGAAACGGAAATCCAGTTCGTCACCGACGCCGGGTTTCGCACCTTCACCAACAGCCACCGCCCGCGCCACTCCGGGGCCGTCTACCTGAAGGCGCCGCTGAGCGCCGGCAGCGGCATCTTCGAACTCAAGGACACCACCAGCACCGAGTCGAAGAAGGGCGACGCCATCACCAATGCCTTCGGCTCGCTGGTCGGCGGCTTCGGCCAGAAGCGCAAATCCAGCGAGGCCGTACCGCAGAGCGAAGCGGCCTACGGCGAGGCCATCCAGAAGCTTATCGGCGAAAGCGCGAATGGCCTGACGCAGGCCCTCGCCGGCGCCCTCTGATCCGTCCCACCAGAATCTCCAGAAGGGAACTCCCAGATGAAAATCCTGAAGCATGCCACCGTGGCCTGTGCCGCGGTGCTGTCGCTGATGCTGTCCGCCTGCAGCAACAACGACAATGATCGTGGCGAAGAGGTCCCGACCACGGCCGCAGGTGGCATTGCCGCGGTCGGCGCCCCACTCAGCGGTTCTGCCGTGCGCCTCATCTGCGTCGGTGGCGTGACGCGCAACACCACGACTGGGGACAACGGTGCCTGGAGCGTTCGCGTGCCGAGTTCCGCGCTGCCCTGCGCCGTGCGCGTCAATGGCGGCCGCCTGCCTGGCGGCACCACCAACGCCGGCACGCTGTATTCCATCGCGGCCGGCAACGGTGACACGGTGGTTTCCAACGTCACCCCGTTGACCGACCTGGCCCTGTCGCGCGCCGTGCGCACCGTCGATGGCCGTGGCATGGACCCGTGGTACGCCGCCGGGTCGCCTGCGGTCGCAGACGTGGCGAACGCGGTGCCTGCCTCCCAGTCCGAGTTGCTGACGCAGCTGCGCGATGCCGGTTACCCCGTGCCGGAAGGCTTCGATCCCTTCACCCAGGTGTTCCAGCCCGTCGCAGGCAATGGCTATGACGACCTGCTGGAAGCCGTCCAGGACGCGATCGAGGCCGCCGGCCTCGAGGACTACGCCGCGTTACGTGACAGCTACGTCGGCGGCGGCGCCCTGCCGGAGCCGGAGCCGGAAACGCCGACCAGCGGATTCGTCGCCGGTGCCAAGCCGCCGGTGGGGGGCACCGGGCTGTTTACCAGCAAGGATGCCGCCTGCACGCTGACCGTGACCGCGACCAGCATGGCGCTGGCGGTGGCCGGCAAGACCATCGAAATGCCGCTGCCGGATCCGGTGGGCTATACCGCCACCACGATCGAGACGGTGTCGGGTCCGGTGAAGCGTTTCCGCAGCGCCAGCAGCTCGCCGTCGCGCGACATGACGTTGTACCTGAACGCCGGCGATGCGCCCGTGCTCGCCTTCGTCTCGGAGATCACCGACAGCCGGCCGACGCCGCTGGCCGGTGCCAACTACACCATCTACTGCGCGATCGCGGGCTATCCCGAAGGCAAGCTGGAAGAGACCGGCCCGAATGCCGCATTTGTCGCGGGCCCCCTGGCGGGCAGCTACAACGCGCCGGATGCGCAGGGTCGCGATTGCAGCTTCGCGGTTGCGACCGATGGCGGCATCACCATCGACTACGCGACCAGCACTGCGGTCGGCACGCAGCGCCAGTTTGCCTACACCGACATCTTCAACTCGAACGGCAGTTCGTCGACGCCTTCCTGGAGCTATGGCGATCCGGCGAGCGATGGCCTGAAGGCGGCGTTGTCGCGCAGCAAGGCGTCGGACAATGCCGACATCACGCAACTGGTGTTGCAGCAGCGCCAGGCTGGCTCGACCAGCACGATCGCGATCTGCTCGACCGAGAACGCCCCTGGGCGCAAGTTCGCGGCGATCGGACCGGCGGTGGGAACGTACAAGGGTACGCAGGCGCTGGATGTGACCAATACCGACGCCCAGTACGCCTGCACGTTCACGATTGCCGCCGATGGCGTGATGACCTACACGGACAGCAAGGACAGCTTCAGCGTCAGCCTCGACGGTCCGGACAAGAGCTACAACACCATCAGCACCGCCAACAACAATTTCTATCTGGCGGGATCTGGAACCGGCACGCTGGCGATCACCGGCAGCAGCGGAAACCTGAAGACGGCATACACCTCATCGAACAGAACGGCGCACGTCGATTTCGACGGCGGATCCGTCAAGACCGAGCGCAATTGCCGCGGTCTGGTGAAGCAGCCGTAGTGGGTTCTGGCGGCACGAAAAAGGCCCGCATCTGCGGGCCTTTTTCATGCAACGCCGGGATTCTCAGACGTTGAAGCGGAAATGCATCACGTCGCCCTCATGGACGATGTACTCCTTGCCTTCCAGGCGCCACTTGCCGGCTTCCTTGGCGCCCGGTTCACCCTTGTACTGGATGTAGTCGCCGTAGCCGATCACCTCGGCGCGGATGAAACCCTTCTCGAAGTCGGTGTGGATCACCGCGGCCGCCTGCGGCGCCGTGGCGCCCACCTTGACCGTCCAGGCGCGTACTTCCTGTACGCCGGCGGTGAAGTAGGTCTGCAGGCCCAGCAGGTGGTAGGCACCGCGAATCACGCGGTCCAGGCCGGCCTCTTCCTGGCCCAGGTCCGCCAGGAAAGCCTGCTTGTCGGCGTCGTCCAGCTGCGCGATCTCGGACTCGATCGCCGCGCAGACCGGCACCACTTCCGAGCCTTCCCTGGCGGCGTACTCCTGCACGCGCTTGAGATAGTCGTTGCCGTTCTGCAGGCCGGCCTCGTCGACGTTGGCGATGTACAGCGCCGGCTTGGCGGTGATGAAGGA includes these proteins:
- a CDS encoding L-serine ammonia-lyase; the encoded protein is MQTSILDLFKIGIGPSSSHTVGPMRAARAFAEELAGRSVLGQVACLQVEIFGSLAATGIGHGTDWAIKLGLAGHDPRQVYPAEVPKLLEDIRTRQSLSLLGSHAVIFVDEKHLLWRPAETLARHSNGLRFTAFDAAGQPLHMQVYFSVGGGFIERGDEVGSDDPDRAMPHPYADAAQMLERAASAGLALWQLVEQNECTLHGREELDRRLAEIWAAMSACIDRGLQAEGTLPGGLGVRRRAGRLHARLSTPGAGIDPMSSMDWLNAYAMAVNEENACGGRVVTAPTNGASGVLPAVLRYYERFMPGASPETIRRFLLVAGAIGVLYLENASISGAEVGCQGEVGVACSMAAAGLAAALGASNDEIEHAAEIGMEHHLGMTCDPVRGLVQIPCIERNAIGAVKAVNACRMAMQERGSHRVSLDEVMRTMLETGRDMQARYKETSLAGLAVHAVRRWG
- a CDS encoding 3-(methylthio)propionyl-CoA ligase; the protein is MSSVLMGQMMERPLLISSLLVHAERFHGDSEIVSRTVEGPIHRYTYADAARRARQAANALARLGIRPGERVATLAWNGYRHLELYYAISGSGAVMHTVNPRLFPEQVAWIADHAEDKVMFFDITFAPLVDAMAPKCKTVKTWVALTDRAHLPEMKNVQPLAYEDLLAAESDAYDWPELDERSAACLCYTSGTTGNPKGVLYSHRSTLLHTFAVPLPDVMNLSARDVILPVVPMFHVNAWALTYVGAMIGAKLVFPGAALDGPSICELFESEKVTFTAGVPTVWLGALQHLQKTGKKLSTVKRMVVGGSACPPALMETFERDYGIKLIHAWGMTEMSPLGTVCTLKNRHLEMPKDEQFKVELKQGRPPFGVDLKIVDEDGKELPRDGKTSGDLLVRGYWIVDQYYRGTESPLQDGWFPTGDRGTLDSDGYLTITDRSKDVIKSGGEWIGSIDLENIAMAHPAVAMAAVIAAKHAKWDERPLLVVVKKPGTEVSRDEMLKFYEGKIAKWWTPDDVVFVDGLPLGATGKVQKNKLREEFGDRLLTA
- a CDS encoding trimeric intracellular cation channel family protein — encoded protein: MILPWIELAGVAFFAVSGALAAGRKSLDLLGVVVIAWVTATGGGTLRDLLLDRPVFWIEKPQFLVVALLAALLTVPYVRFARPPEKLLLLADALGLALFSILGAQISIALGKPGLISVVMGTITGAFGGLLRDVLCNEIPVILQKGSIYATAAISGCALMVLLLHFGVQGPIAAGAGMALVAVMRIAAIVFGLTLPVFTLPEDRRS